The genomic window GCGAGCCAGGTTGCCTCTGGTACGACTGGGCGCGCAACGCGGACGACCCGAACGAGTTCCTGCTGACCGAGGGCTATGTGGACGCCGCGGCCGGCGCCGACCACGTCAACTCCGACCACTTCCGCCCGGGCCTGGAGAAGATGCGCCCGATGCTCGCCGCCACCCCGCGGATCATCTTCTCCGACCTGCCCGAGCGCACCGGGTGGGACGCGATGGGCGAACTCCGGATCGACTGAGGCGCCGGCGGAAGATCGCCTGGGCCGGGCCGATGAGTTCACGGCTTCCGCGTCGTCCACCAAGACGTACCGGTTACCCCTGAACTCCGGAAAGGTGGCAGTCATGCCCGCCATCCAGCCCAGCCTCTGGTTCGACGGCAACGCCGAGGAGGCCGTGCGGGCCTACGTCGAGTTGTTCCCGAACTCCTCGGTGACCCGCACCTCGCACTACGGGCCCGACTCGCCCGGACCCGAGGGCGAGGTGATGGCCCTCGACTTCGTGCTCGACGGCCGGCCCTTCAACGCCATCAACGGCGGCCCGCAGTTCCCGTTCACCGAGGCGGTGTCGTTCACCATCCCCTGCGCCGACCAGGCCGAGGTCGACCACTACTGGTTCGGCCTGATCGCCGACGGCGGCCAGGAGGTGCAGTGCGGCTGGCTGAAAGACCGGTTCGGCCTGTCCTGGCAGGTGGTTCCGCAGGCGCTCGGGGAACTGCTCGGCGATCCGGACGAGGGCCGGCGCAACCGGGCCATGCAG from Kineosporia corallincola includes these protein-coding regions:
- a CDS encoding VOC family protein; this encodes MPAIQPSLWFDGNAEEAVRAYVELFPNSSVTRTSHYGPDSPGPEGEVMALDFVLDGRPFNAINGGPQFPFTEAVSFTIPCADQAEVDHYWFGLIADGGQEVQCGWLKDRFGLSWQVVPQALGELLGDPDEGRRNRAMQAMLGMKRLVVADLEAAADGA
- a CDS encoding putative quinol monooxygenase, whose translation is MIVITVRFPVKPEFSDTFLSELRESTEAVRSEPGCLWYDWARNADDPNEFLLTEGYVDAAAGADHVNSDHFRPGLEKMRPMLAATPRIIFSDLPERTGWDAMGELRID